In Elusimicrobiota bacterium, one DNA window encodes the following:
- a CDS encoding SUMF1/EgtB/PvdO family nonheme iron enzyme yields the protein MKIVKLVLFISSLCLLAGNLYSATFSLGMPAAVEQAGKEFEAIIEQKQQERINNTAPAAPVLYDFTSPDTDGDYAVRWNSVTNALNYICEEDDNNSFDSPVTIYSGANTSYDVVGKSTGTYYYRVKATNSYGNSGWSDAKSVTVAINLSIPTGMVFVTAGNFTMGSISILINEQPIHTAYLDSYYIDKYEVTNGQYKQFIDAGGYSTQSYWITDGWIWKSSYSVTKPKYWDDTTYGYTATNGPNLPVVGVNWYEACAYAKWTGKRLPTEAEWEKAARGTDARTYPWGNTWYPNYCNWYDTSPVLGNSDGYTYAAPVGTYENDKSPYGCYDMAGNVSEWCNNWYETYSTGTVINPTGNTTGYYRIIRGGSFYNYGNIICRSAFRGLSYPIYMYVYLGFRCAKSVNTAIPSAPSGMKTTTLSSSTILVSWTDSSNKEVGFQLERKVLGGNYSLIQTLTQNTTFFLDFPLIAATIYYYRVLAYNLNGNSIYSAEANATTQSFSSNLTGMALIAAGSFTMGSSSSTSEQPIHTVYLDAYYIDKYEVTNGQYKQFIDAGGYRNSSCWTTEGWDWRMSNNITQPNYWTSSTFGYVAVNGPNLPVVGVSWYEADAYAKWAGKRLPTEAEWEKAARGTDQRMYPWGNIWYTNYCNWHDGTSGDGSQDGYKYTAPIGSYENGKSPYGCYDMAGNVSEWCNDLSGTYPSGTVSNPSGPTTGIYRVLRGGSWEGGVYESRSAYRYLSNYPYHNFDNFGFRCAKSANP from the coding sequence ATGAAGATAGTAAAACTTGTTTTATTCATATCGTCGCTGTGTTTGCTTGCGGGTAATTTGTATTCCGCAACGTTTTCGTTAGGGATGCCTGCTGCTGTAGAGCAGGCAGGAAAAGAGTTTGAAGCGATTATTGAACAAAAACAGCAGGAACGTATTAACAATACCGCACCAGCAGCGCCTGTGTTGTATGATTTCACAAGCCCGGATACCGACGGGGATTATGCAGTCCGTTGGAATTCAGTTACTAATGCGTTAAACTATATTTGCGAAGAGGACGATAATAATAGTTTCGACAGTCCGGTGACGATATATTCCGGCGCAAACACGTCGTATGATGTTGTTGGGAAATCAACGGGAACTTACTATTACCGTGTGAAAGCCACGAACAGTTACGGCAACAGCGGGTGGAGTGATGCGAAGTCAGTAACCGTGGCTATTAATTTGTCTATCCCCACGGGGATGGTATTTGTAACAGCGGGAAATTTTACAATGGGTTCGATTTCTATATTGATCAACGAACAACCAATTCATACAGCGTATCTTGATTCTTATTATATAGACAAATACGAAGTTACTAATGGACAGTATAAACAGTTTATAGACGCGGGTGGGTACAGTACACAATCATACTGGATCACCGACGGGTGGATATGGAAGTCGAGTTATAGCGTTACTAAACCGAAATATTGGGATGATACAACTTATGGTTATACTGCAACCAATGGTCCCAACTTGCCTGTCGTGGGAGTGAATTGGTATGAAGCGTGTGCATACGCGAAATGGACAGGAAAACGGTTACCTACGGAAGCGGAATGGGAGAAAGCAGCACGGGGAACTGATGCCCGGACGTATCCGTGGGGTAACACATGGTATCCCAATTATTGTAACTGGTATGACACTTCGCCTGTATTGGGTAATAGTGATGGGTACACGTATGCTGCGCCAGTAGGAACCTATGAAAACGATAAAAGCCCGTATGGGTGTTACGATATGGCAGGAAATGTGTCTGAATGGTGTAACAATTGGTATGAGACATATTCTACTGGAACAGTAATCAATCCTACAGGTAACACTACGGGTTATTACCGTATAATCCGGGGTGGGAGTTTTTACAACTACGGTAACATCATCTGCCGGTCTGCGTTTCGGGGACTCAGCTACCCGATCTACATGTACGTCTACTTAGGTTTCCGTTGCGCGAAATCTGTAAACACAGCAATACCTTCTGCTCCAAGTGGCATGAAGACTACTACACTTTCTTCCAGCACTATACTTGTTTCGTGGACTGATAGTTCAAACAAAGAAGTTGGATTTCAATTAGAGCGTAAAGTATTAGGTGGGAATTATAGTTTAATTCAAACACTAACACAAAACACTACATTTTTTTTGGATTTCCCTTTGATAGCAGCTACAATCTATTATTATCGGGTATTGGCGTATAACCTGAACGGGAATTCTATATATTCGGCGGAAGCTAATGCAACAACACAATCATTCAGTAGTAATCTTACGGGAATGGCGTTGATAGCAGCAGGAAGTTTTACAATGGGGTCGAGTTCGTCAACTAGCGAACAACCAATTCATACAGTTTATCTCGACGCATACTACATTGACAAATACGAAGTGACAAATGGACAGTATAAACAGTTTATAGATGCTGGGGGATACAGGAACTCATCATGCTGGACGACAGAAGGCTGGGATTGGAGAATGAGTAACAACATTACGCAACCGAATTACTGGACAAGCTCTACTTTTGGATATGTTGCAGTAAATGGTCCGAACTTGCCAGTTGTGGGAGTGAGTTGGTACGAAGCGGATGCATATGCAAAATGGGCAGGGAAACGGTTACCGACGGAAGCGGAATGGGAAAAAGCTGCACGTGGAACAGATCAGAGGATGTATCCTTGGGGAAATATATGGTACACAAATTATTGCAATTGGCATGATGGAACAAGCGGGGATGGAAGTCAAGATGGATATAAGTATACCGCTCCGATAGGTAGTTATGAAAACGGGAAAAGCCCGTATGGGTGTTATGACATGGCAGGCAATGTGAGCGAATGGTGCAACGATTTGTCTGGTACATATCCTAGTGGAACAGTAAGCAACCCTTCGGGACCCACTACGGGTATTTACCGCGTGCTTCGGGGCGGGTCTTGGGAGGGCGGCGTCTACGAAAGCCGGTCTGCCTATCGTTACCTCTCCAACTACCCGTACCATAACTTCGACAACTTCGGCTTTCGTTGCGCGAAATCAGCCAATCCGTAA